Proteins co-encoded in one Xyrauchen texanus isolate HMW12.3.18 chromosome 19, RBS_HiC_50CHRs, whole genome shotgun sequence genomic window:
- the LOC127659613 gene encoding homeobox protein Nkx-3.2-like, with product MAVRGSSLMPFSIQAILNRKEESRRLTDLDVCFSKRACWKILDEMDGPDRSDERDQKNYDSDSGLSEENDTKVPIDLKAEKDETDHESTAADHGKGLSDCVSDCNTVEEKSSDQPKQRKKRSRAAFSHAQVFELERRFNHQRYLSGPERADLAASLKLTETQVKIWFQNRRYKTKRRQMAADLLASAPAAKKVAVKVLVRDDRRQYSPGELMRPSLLSLQPHYYYPYTYCLPAWSPSSCTGTQ from the exons ATGGCTGTGCGCGGGTCTTCTCTGATGCCGTTCTCCATTCAAGCCATTCTGAACAGGAAAGAAGAGTCTCGCCGTTTAACGGATCTGGACGTGTGTTTCTCCAAACGCGCGTGCTGGAAAATCCTCGATGAAATGGACGGACCGGACCGGAGCGACGAGAGAGACCAGAAGAACTACGACTCGGACTCCGGGTTGAGTGAAGAGAACGACACCAAAGTTCCGATCGATTTAAAGGCCGAAAAAGACGAGACGGATCACGAATCCACGGCGGCCGATCACGGCAAAGGCCTGAGCGACTGTGTGTCCG ATTGCAATACGGTTGAGGAGAAGAGCAGCGATCAGCCCAAGCAGCGGAAGAAGCGTTCCCGTGCCGCGTTCTCTCACGCGCAGGTGTTCGAGCTCGAGCGGCGCTTTAATCACCAGCGCTATTTATCCGGACCGGAGCGCGCGGACCTCGCGGCCTCTCTCAAACTGACCGAGACTCAGGTCAAGATCTGGTTCCAGAACCGACGGTATAAAACCAAACGGCGCCAGATGGCAGCCGATCTCCTGGCCTCGGCCCCGGCGGCGAAGAAAGTGGCCGTGAAAGTGCTGGTCCGGGACGACCGGAGACAGTACAGCCCCGGGGAACTGATGCGACCGTCGCTGCTCTCACTTCAGCCGCATTATTATTACCCGTACACGTACTGCCTGCCCGCCTGGAGCCCGTCCTCCTGCACCGGGACCCAGTGA